A single genomic interval of Aegicerativicinus sediminis harbors:
- the recQ gene encoding DNA helicase RecQ codes for MSIKEIDLHAALKTYFGFSKFKGLQEGVIESIVNDHNTFVIMPTGGGKSLCYQLPALIKNGTAIVVSPLIALMKNQVDAIRGVSENEGVAHVLNSSLNKTEIKRVKSDIRNGITKLLYVAPESLTKDEYVEFLKSVPISFLAVDEAHCISEWGHDFRPEYRNLRHIIKRIGENIPIIALTATATPKVQEDILKNLDMTDANVFKASFNRPNLFYEIRPKTKNVDADIIRFIKQHPNKSGIVYCLSRKRVEELAQVLQVNNINAVPYHAGLDQKTRVKHQDMFLMEDADVVVATIAFGMGIDKPDVRFVIHHDIPKSIESYYQETGRAGRDGGEGHCLAYYSYKDIEKLEKFMAGKPVAEQEIGHALLQEVVAFAETSISRRKFILHYFGEEFDNETGEGGDMDDNVRNPKKKHEAKDDVVVILDTVAKTNEKYKSKDLVHVIVGKSNALITSHKTDTQAFFGKGKDKEKRYWMALIRQLLVSGHLKKDIETYGVLRLSKSGKDFIKNPTSFMMTEDHIYEDEGDDGVITAGKGGGAVADEALMKMLKDLRKRNSKRMGVPPFVIFQDPSLEDMALKYPITIEELSNVHGVGESKAKKYGKDFVELISRYVEDNDITRPEDLVVKSTGSNSALKLFIIQNIDRKLPLDDIASSKGMEMTEFIKEMEAIVYSGTKLDIGYWIDDILDEDQQEEIHDYFMESDSDKISEAIDEFDGDYDDEELRLYRIKFISEVAN; via the coding sequence ATGAGCATTAAAGAAATTGACCTACATGCTGCGCTCAAAACTTACTTCGGATTTTCAAAATTTAAAGGCTTACAAGAAGGAGTAATAGAGAGTATTGTTAATGACCATAATACATTTGTAATCATGCCGACGGGTGGTGGTAAGTCTTTGTGCTACCAATTACCCGCCTTGATTAAAAATGGGACTGCTATTGTGGTGTCTCCTCTTATTGCCTTGATGAAAAATCAGGTAGATGCAATTAGGGGAGTATCTGAAAATGAAGGTGTAGCGCACGTGTTGAATTCCTCACTCAACAAAACTGAGATAAAACGGGTTAAAAGTGATATTAGGAATGGTATCACAAAATTGTTATATGTGGCACCAGAGTCACTTACAAAAGATGAGTATGTTGAATTCTTGAAATCCGTACCCATTTCGTTTTTGGCAGTAGATGAAGCGCATTGTATCAGTGAATGGGGACATGATTTTAGACCAGAATATCGCAATCTGCGACACATTATAAAACGCATCGGCGAGAATATTCCAATTATTGCTTTAACCGCTACGGCTACTCCAAAGGTTCAGGAAGACATCCTGAAGAATTTGGATATGACAGATGCGAATGTTTTTAAGGCCTCTTTCAATAGACCAAATCTTTTTTACGAGATTCGACCAAAGACAAAGAATGTAGATGCCGATATAATTCGCTTTATTAAGCAACATCCTAATAAGTCAGGGATTGTTTATTGTCTCAGTAGGAAAAGGGTTGAAGAACTTGCCCAGGTTCTGCAGGTAAACAATATTAATGCCGTCCCTTACCATGCAGGGCTAGATCAAAAGACACGGGTAAAGCATCAAGATATGTTCTTAATGGAGGATGCCGATGTGGTCGTAGCAACCATTGCATTCGGGATGGGAATCGACAAGCCAGATGTGCGTTTTGTTATTCACCATGATATTCCTAAAAGTATTGAAAGTTACTACCAAGAAACCGGTAGAGCTGGTAGGGATGGGGGTGAAGGCCATTGCTTAGCCTATTATTCCTATAAGGATATTGAAAAGTTAGAAAAGTTTATGGCAGGGAAACCTGTGGCTGAACAAGAAATTGGTCATGCTCTTTTACAAGAAGTGGTTGCCTTTGCTGAAACCTCCATATCTAGAAGAAAATTCATCCTGCATTACTTCGGAGAAGAATTCGACAATGAAACGGGTGAAGGTGGAGATATGGATGATAATGTCCGTAATCCTAAAAAGAAACATGAAGCCAAAGATGATGTAGTGGTAATTTTAGATACCGTGGCTAAGACTAATGAAAAATATAAATCTAAAGATCTGGTTCATGTAATAGTTGGTAAGTCTAATGCACTAATAACTTCGCATAAAACAGATACCCAAGCTTTTTTTGGAAAGGGTAAAGACAAGGAGAAACGGTATTGGATGGCTCTTATAAGACAGTTGTTGGTTTCGGGTCATTTGAAAAAAGATATAGAAACCTATGGAGTACTACGTCTATCCAAATCTGGAAAGGATTTTATAAAAAATCCAACTTCATTTATGATGACCGAAGACCATATTTATGAAGATGAGGGTGACGATGGAGTTATCACTGCTGGAAAAGGTGGTGGAGCGGTTGCAGATGAAGCCTTGATGAAAATGCTGAAGGATTTAAGGAAACGAAATTCCAAACGGATGGGTGTACCACCTTTTGTAATATTCCAAGATCCATCTTTAGAGGATATGGCATTGAAATATCCTATTACAATAGAAGAGCTAAGTAATGTTCATGGAGTAGGAGAGAGCAAGGCGAAAAAGTATGGTAAAGACTTTGTGGAACTTATCTCAAGATATGTTGAAGATAATGATATTACACGACCAGAAGATTTAGTGGTTAAATCCACAGGTTCCAATTCTGCTTTGAAACTATTCATCATTCAAAACATAGATAGAAAGCTTCCATTAGATGACATTGCATCTTCCAAGGGAATGGAGATGACTGAATTTATAAAAGAAATGGAAGCCATTGTGTATTCAGGTACCAAATTAGATATAGGGTATTGGATAGATGATATATTGGATGAAGATCAGCAGGAAGAAATCCATGATTATTTTATGGAATCCGATTCGGATAAGATTTCAGAGGCTATTGATGAATTTGACGGTGATTATGACGATGAGGAATTGCGTTTATACCGAATAAAATTTATTAGTGAAGTAGCAAATTAA
- a CDS encoding KpsF/GutQ family sugar-phosphate isomerase — MNTSESILTIAKKTIELESQAILNLSNLVDEDFENAVSLIYKSKGRVIITGVGKSAIIANKIVATLNSTGTPSIFMHAADAIHGDLGLILKDDIVICISKSGNTPEIKVLVPLIKNGGNKLIAITGNPDSFLGKQSDFVLNSFVDQEACPNNLAPTTSTTAQLVIGDALAVCLVELRGFSSKDFAKYHPGGSLGKRLYLRVGDLSSLNKKPCVDIETNVKDVIIEISEKMLGVTAVVDKNKLVGIITDGDLRRMLTKNETFTHLKAKDIMSTNPKRIAEDAMAVDALDVMETYNITQLLVEQDGSYVGVVHLHDLIKEGII, encoded by the coding sequence TTGAACACCTCCGAGTCAATCCTTACCATTGCGAAAAAGACCATAGAATTAGAAAGCCAGGCCATCCTCAACTTGAGCAACTTAGTTGATGAGGATTTTGAAAATGCCGTTTCCTTAATTTACAAATCAAAGGGAAGGGTTATTATTACTGGGGTTGGCAAGAGTGCTATAATCGCGAACAAGATTGTGGCAACCTTAAATTCTACCGGCACACCATCTATATTTATGCACGCAGCTGATGCCATACATGGTGATTTAGGTCTTATTTTGAAAGATGACATTGTAATCTGTATCTCTAAAAGTGGTAACACACCAGAAATAAAAGTATTGGTGCCACTCATTAAAAATGGTGGAAATAAACTCATTGCAATTACAGGTAATCCTGATTCATTTTTAGGAAAACAGTCTGATTTTGTACTTAATTCTTTTGTAGACCAAGAGGCCTGCCCAAACAATCTTGCACCAACCACCAGTACTACCGCCCAATTGGTTATTGGAGATGCCCTAGCGGTATGTTTGGTTGAATTAAGAGGGTTTTCAAGTAAGGATTTTGCAAAATACCATCCAGGAGGATCCCTAGGCAAAAGGCTTTATTTAAGAGTAGGCGATTTATCTTCTTTGAATAAAAAGCCGTGTGTAGATATTGAAACAAATGTAAAGGATGTAATTATTGAAATATCCGAAAAGATGCTTGGTGTTACCGCTGTTGTTGATAAGAATAAATTGGTTGGAATAATTACCGATGGTGATTTGAGGCGAATGCTAACAAAAAATGAAACCTTTACCCATTTAAAGGCAAAAGACATTATGAGCACCAATCCGAAACGCATTGCAGAGGATGCAATGGCTGTTGATGCCTTGGATGTTATGGAAACCTATAATATCACTCAATTGTTGGTTGAACAAGACGGCTCTTACGTTGGTGTGGTACATTTACACGATTTAATAAAAGAAGGTATCATCTAA
- the tatC gene encoding twin-arginine translocase subunit TatC, with the protein MAKKNVNEMSFLDHLEDLRWHLIRATLAIVIAGVIAFLFKSFIFDVIILGPKQMSFPTYKYLCKISQFMNIDTTFCAEEFPFIIQNRTMSGQFSAHIWTSIYAGLVIAFPYVLYQLWSFISPGLHDNERKHSRGFILVSSLLFFIGVLFGYYVITPLSINFLATYSVSQEIENQIDIGSYISLVRSSAIASGFVFELPIVIYFLTKVGLVTPQFLKKYRKYALILVLVLSAIITPPDIASQIIVAIPILILYQISIYISALVVRNQKRAAKSKELKTK; encoded by the coding sequence ATGGCGAAAAAAAATGTGAATGAGATGTCCTTTTTGGATCATCTTGAGGATTTACGTTGGCACCTTATTCGGGCAACCCTTGCAATTGTGATTGCTGGAGTAATAGCTTTTTTATTCAAAAGTTTCATCTTCGACGTCATTATATTGGGTCCGAAACAAATGTCTTTCCCAACATATAAGTATTTGTGCAAGATTTCGCAATTCATGAATATTGATACGACTTTTTGCGCAGAGGAATTTCCATTTATTATTCAGAACCGGACAATGTCTGGCCAGTTTTCCGCTCATATTTGGACTTCCATTTACGCAGGGCTGGTAATTGCTTTTCCGTACGTTTTATACCAGTTATGGAGTTTTATAAGTCCTGGTTTACATGATAATGAAAGAAAGCATTCTCGCGGATTTATTTTAGTGTCTTCGCTTCTATTCTTTATAGGCGTATTATTTGGATACTATGTAATAACTCCACTATCAATAAACTTTTTGGCAACTTATTCCGTTAGCCAGGAAATTGAGAACCAAATAGACATTGGTTCCTATATTTCACTGGTTAGGTCTTCTGCAATTGCATCAGGATTTGTTTTTGAGCTTCCTATCGTTATTTATTTCCTAACTAAGGTTGGTTTAGTAACTCCCCAATTTTTAAAGAAATATAGGAAATATGCTTTAATCTTGGTATTGGTACTTTCAGCCATTATTACTCCTCCTGACATTGCTAGCCAGATTATTGTGGCAATTCCGATTTTGATTTTGTACCAAATAAGTATATATATTTCTGCCTTGGTGGTTAGAAACCAGAAAAGGGCCGCAAAATCCAAAGAACTAAAAACTAAATAA
- a CDS encoding peptidylprolyl isomerase — protein MQDGLYAQIETTKGNILIKLHADKTPGTVGNFVALAEGNLENSAKPQGKPYYDGLKFHRVIPDFMIQGGCPLGTGSGNPGYQFDDEFHPDLKHEGPGVLSMANAGPGTNGSQFFITHVATPWLDNNHTVFGNVVEGQDIVDNIAQGDTIEHIEIIRQGEEAKNFNAVEAFRTFEGAREKRIAAEKEAKKAELDKLAAGFDETSSGLRYKIIQKGSGAKAEKGKKVSVHYKGQLADGTVFDSSYKRNQPLDFQVGVGQVISGWDEGIGLLQVGDKARLVIPSDLGYGSRGAGGVIPPNATLIFDVELMDVK, from the coding sequence ATGCAAGACGGATTATACGCTCAAATTGAAACGACCAAAGGAAATATCCTTATAAAATTACATGCTGACAAAACTCCAGGAACTGTTGGCAACTTTGTGGCTTTGGCAGAAGGAAATCTTGAAAATTCAGCTAAACCTCAAGGTAAACCATATTATGACGGATTAAAGTTCCACAGGGTAATTCCTGATTTCATGATTCAAGGAGGCTGTCCATTAGGAACTGGTTCAGGAAACCCTGGGTATCAGTTTGACGATGAATTCCATCCAGATTTAAAGCATGAGGGTCCTGGTGTCTTGTCTATGGCAAATGCTGGTCCTGGCACAAACGGAAGTCAATTTTTTATTACGCACGTAGCTACACCTTGGTTAGATAATAACCATACCGTTTTTGGTAATGTTGTTGAGGGTCAGGATATCGTTGACAATATTGCTCAAGGAGATACGATCGAACACATTGAAATTATAAGACAAGGTGAAGAGGCCAAAAACTTTAACGCTGTTGAGGCCTTTAGGACGTTCGAAGGTGCACGTGAAAAGCGAATTGCGGCAGAAAAGGAAGCCAAGAAAGCAGAATTAGATAAGTTAGCGGCAGGTTTTGATGAAACATCTTCAGGCCTACGTTATAAAATTATTCAGAAGGGTTCAGGGGCTAAGGCTGAAAAAGGAAAAAAAGTTTCGGTTCACTACAAAGGTCAATTGGCAGATGGTACTGTCTTTGATTCCTCATATAAACGTAACCAACCTTTAGATTTTCAAGTTGGCGTAGGTCAGGTGATATCTGGTTGGGATGAAGGCATTGGATTGTTACAAGTCGGTGATAAGGCTAGATTGGTGATCCCCTCAGATTTAGGTTATGGCAGTAGAGGTGCAGGTGGTGTAATTCCACCAAATGCCACTCTTATTTTTGATGTTGAGTTGATGGATGTCAAATAG